The Episyrphus balteatus chromosome 3, idEpiBalt1.1, whole genome shotgun sequence genome segment ACGCACTAAAACTATTCCCGAAGATAAGGTATCGGTTAGCAGCTTTTCCGACATAAATGACAAATTGCAGGAACAACTTAAATTATTGATTGAAGAAGAACGTGACGAAAGTGCTCCAAATCATTTCCAACTGCCAAATAAGTTGTATAAGGCTTGTATGAACAAATGTAAgaatcttaaattaaaactttacaAGCAAGTgatgtatatttaaattatttgtgtattttttttttttttttgaaattaagctCTAATCGAGGATCTGGGTTCGAGTCCGATTGCCAATATTGCTGAAAGCTTAGGCGGATGGCCAGTTATTAAGGGTGATTCATGGAATTCTGATGACTCATGGACTTGGCAAGATACAGTTCAAAAATTCCGAAATCTTGGCTTCAGTATGGATTACATTTTAGACTTTAGCATTGGTGTTGATCTTAAAAATTCTACAAAGCGTATGATTGATGTAAGAAATGCTGTCAAGttatactttttgttttactgACCATAGAACTTATTTTTATAGATTGATCAATCGGCAATTGGTTTAAGCCGAGAATATCTGGTGAAAGGCTTAAATGATACTCTTGTATTGGCTTACTATGATTATATGGTCGACATAGCTGTGATCTTTGGTGCTAATAGAGATGTTGCATTGAAAGAACTTGGAGAATCTCTTCAATTTGAAATGGATTTGGCAAATGTAAATTAGGAAcctaataaaaaattgtatgaatagGTTAAATATCACTTTTTTCTATCATAGATTTCCTGGCCAAATGAAAAACGTCGAAATTCATCAGCTCTGTACAATTTAAGAACTGTAGCACAACTCCAAGAAAGCTATCCTTATATTAGTTGGAAGGAATATATTAATGTTTTGCTTCCAGCTCAACTCAGTATTGACGATGATGAGCCAATCAATGTTTCGGTACCAAGTTTCTTCGAAGCTCTCGGCCCACTTTTGGCCAAAACTCCAAAACGTATCATTGCCAATTATATGATGTGGAGAATACATGCCTTTTCGATTTCATTTTTGTCAGAGGAATTCAGAAAACGTCAATTGGAGTATGCAACTGCATTATCTGGACGACAAGAACAAGAAGCTCGCTGGAAGGAATGTGTTGATATCACTAGTGGAAGGCAAGTtgcttgaaaaaataaatattttccaatAAGAATTACATGCATGAATCGAAAGGAATCAACGGATTAAGGGATCAAGGGATTATGGGTCTtctaaattataattaatatttattttttctttgggtGGATCCGCAATCAAgagatttgatttttaataacaaaaatatttgttagatTCGCAGCATTATACTTCATCAATTTTGGTAACgcagtaatttttttatcttgtttGTTAAATAATAAGTGATGGCCATTTCATTTTGTGGGGAAAAAAGAGGCTCACCAGGCcacatttattttgtattaatttgacATGATGGACTTATTGTTTTGGAGCGCTACTGGTTTTATCGGTTGTTAAACCTCTCCAACGTGAATTAATAATAAGTTGTTTGAAAATAATCATACCAAGAAGTATGAAAATTGCAACTTTGCCTTCAACAAGTGATCTGTAACCTGTGCCCCTcttctgtaactttatcactggcgataaccATTTTTCAATGTCTCTTAAATCCATAAGTTAAGAAAGTATGATTTagaacaaaatttctttcattttaatgagataaaattcaaaaatgttatcGCCAATGTTAAATGTTCCAGAACAGGGGCACAAGTCAAAAACTTAGATAGGctagtcgattttttttttgcaaccgtCCTTCGCCTGTAGCTACAAAAACAGTTTTCCAAACAGAAAAGGATAAGTTGGTTCGAACTTAgtgattttgtgaaaaaaataagttgttttCTAATTAAGGGCCCATTCATAACCATCAGTAGAAATCATCAGTGAAATAGACAAAacagaaagaaatttaaaattttagttgcTAAGCAGCAGGCGCTTAGCCGCTATTTTGACAGGAGAAATTTTGGCGTTGAATGTTGTATaactatgattacacggtcaacgaaatcggacAACGCATTGACTCTATAATGCAAAAATGACGCCACAATCTTTTTAAAGgtcaggttcagaaacgttagggttATTAGGTAAAAATTCGGTTTATGACAGAACTGACGGTTTATGAGTGAATTATCGGTAGGACTATACTCAAGTGTTACGGACTGTATATTTCGACGAGAAACAACCCCCAGTTAATTTTGCCAATTCGCCTTTTGACTGTTACAGTCTGGTTTCAATAGaacccaaatgagataattttgaaaattaggtcagttcgaagttcaaattttaaaagtttatctTTTTTGGACTCTAGTGGAAACAGGCTATTGATTTCATttgtaaaacttgtttttcctgcAGCAGGTTAAGCGCAGGCGTTTTTTGGTTTACATAAAACCATATTTGCGCCTTGTAAagatggaaatatttttttttctatgagctaaaatagaaaaactatgTCACATTACCTGGGAAATTTTCCATGAAACAACAAGACTTGCAAGCTCTAACTCtgctgttttttaacaactaagTAACTAGTCTATGTCCCTAGAATAAAGTTTATGACTTCAGGGTGcgttgttatttttctctgcacttgctcttatgtaaaattgcttaaaaagataaaacttttataaacttcataaaagaataataattttagtttaactttatcaataattttataataaatgtaaaaaattattaaaagttaatttttaaaaatacaaaaaaatactttttaaatggttttaatcTCTAAATGAAGTATGtcattttgtttctgttttaacagaaagttttaagattttttaaatagttggagacgtttgaaaaaataaatttttttatataaatattttcgaaaattcttcaaaaaataaaattgcggtaggtatgccattttgatgaaattaattttttaacatattcagccaaaattttaagtaaaaaaatttaaatacatttgtattttttaaaattgacttgttaaaatttttttgtcaacttttaaTTTAGGGCCACTAAAACgcatttgtacaaaatttttgtatgaaatcgTTTTAGTGGCTtatgagaaagtcagaaatcaagaaaaagataaaagtaGGATATAATATGCCACAGTAcctacttgaattttttttatcaaatcaacTCTTTTTTCAAAGTCATTAATTCAAGATGATCATAGTCGCCAGACTGTATAGGTGTGTATTTATTcagtgatttaattttttttttgactattgGTCTAACTCACGCAACTCATAAATTACTCCCATTAATATCTCGCATATGTTTGATCGCCAGTTAGATCAACAGTTTTATATTTGAATATAACATCATGTGGAATTACCCATTATGAAATCCTTTTGTTCCTCGATTTTAACTCTTTAATACTCTTTACAGCTACGAATGGGTAAATGATAAAGATGATGGAGGAGAAAGTGAAGAAGGCGACTCCACTGGGTATGAGCAAtttcccaaataaaaaaaacgtaccTAAATTCTTCATGAATTGCACAAGAAACATACCTACATTTATGTATCTACATTTAAGTGTTACGCCATATTTGTTGCATCATCTTTGAAACATTTGTATACCTCGGTTTGGGTTGATATAGTTGAttatattaatttctttaaCTAGGTACCCATAAATTCCATTATGATACATTACTGAATGCTTtgaaagtttcaaaacttttcaaaaaaaaaaaacatcaagctAGCTGCCTGTAATGTGTTTGTGTTAAATAACGGAAATCAAACATTAATTTATGTATGTTCTAGagttttaacaaattttgtctTTTGTAAAAGTGTTTATTccaaaaccaaattatactaaCTAAcatattgcattttttattcaatatttttcagtttGGCCATATCAATTGGTTCACTTTATGTACGGAAACACTTTAAAGAAGATGCTAAACATATTGCCATGGAAATGGTTGATAGCATTAGATCTGTATTTTCTGGAATTCTTACCCAAGTTGACTGGATGGACGAGCAAACTAGAAAATCAgctttagaaaaattaaattccatgACAACTCACATTGGATATCCTGATGAAATAACTGATGATAGTAAACTAAGTGAATACTATGATAGTTTGGAAATTGATTCGGACAAATACTTTGAATCGTTCCTTAGAATGAACGTTTTTGGAACAGACAAGTCATTTAATAAATTACGTTTGCCTGTGAACAAGACTGATTGGATACGTCATGCCAGGCCAGCTATTGTTAATGCTTTTTACTCGTCACTGGAAAATAGTATACGTAAGTTTCCGGTTATAagtttaaattatctacatacctttataagttaTTACAAAGcagttatttttattacttacAAACTATAAACTTAATTTACACTTTATAACTTTAATTAACACAACAAGTTAATTAAAGTAATTGCTGTACTAAATGGTCAATAATCTATTTATCACAATTTCTTAACGCTCAAGCTTGCTCATGAATTTTTACTTTATGGCTTGTTTGTGATGTTTATGTATTAGTCCGGTCAAAATAGACATAAAactgaaaattggtacagatCATTGAAACGTCTTCTTAGTTCTAAACAATGGCAGCTACGAAAAAGCACATCTTTTTATGGAAAACATCATGGgctataaaattaatttcaattatttctcaaaaaccgcgttttaaaaaaataaagtacgaaaaactgttatttttgacttttgtccaaataaaaaaaaaatagtttttttaataattcctctgaaaaattaaaactgaattattaaattaaatagaaGACCGCATAATCTTTTCattcttagattttttttcgataacatCAACCATTTGACGAAAATAGTAAAAAGCCGATATTTTCGATATATACCCACCACTTTTTTAAACGCACTAAATTTCAAACGATAAGAAGTGTGACTACAGCATAATTTactggctgaatacaatggtgtagctgtggctgtagcttgcaGTACTGTTAAAATTTTACTGACGGAAAACCCTACAAAAGTTGGCggcagctgagcaaaaagttgagaattcttcaacttgcgctacaagctacagccacagctacacaaTTGTATTCAGGGGGTTAAGCTATTTACTATTTAGTCTATGGAGtgagtaaaaaatatatttcaaaaaattcatatttaacaaGTTAAGTACCAAAATTCgcaacttttgaatttttaacaaataaaatattaaaaaaaaaaaac includes the following:
- the LOC129916874 gene encoding neprilysin-2 isoform X2; translated protein: MTSGMQTVITNPNWWKRRSTLERCLTLLCAFALVTIIGLIIGLVSVILSNQMNKDSTNPPEALQVPDKPSGAKPEGSPSKVDDTCVLPECIHTASNILSSMDPTVEPCDDFYQFACGNFIRTKTIPEDKVSVSSFSDINDKLQEQLKLLIEEERDESAPNHFQLPNKLYKACMNKSLIEDLGSSPIANIAESLGGWPVIKGDSWNSDDSWTWQDTVQKFRNLGFSMDYILDFSIGVDLKNSTKRMIDIDQSAIGLSREYLVKGLNDTLVLAYYDYMVDIAVIFGANRDVALKELGESLQFEMDLANISWPNEKRRNSSALYNLRTVAQLQESYPYISWKEYINVLLPAQLSIDDDEPINVSVPSFFEALGPLLAKTPKRIIANYMMWRIHAFSISFLSEEFRKRQLEYATALSGRQEQEARWKECVDITSGSLAISIGSLYVRKHFKEDAKHIAMEMVDSIRSVFSGILTQVDWMDEQTRKSALEKLNSMTTHIGYPDEITDDSKLSEYYDSLEIDSDKYFESFLRMNVFGTDKSFNKLRLPVNKTDWIRHARPAIVNAFYSSLENSIQFPAGILQGQFFHAQRPKYMNYGAIGYVIGHEITHGFDDQGRQFDVNGNLVDWWQENTKEAYLSKARCIIEQYGNYTDKSTGLSLNGINTQGENIADNGGIKESYLAYRKWAQKNGPEPKLPGLDFRPEQMFWVSAAQTWCSIQRKESLKMRITTGVHSPSEFRVLGPISNMQDFAKDFQCPEGSPMNPVKKCEVW
- the LOC129916874 gene encoding neprilysin-2 isoform X1; translation: MTSGMQTVITNPNWWKRRSTLERCLTLLCAFALVTIIGLIIGLVSVILSNQMNKDSTNPPEALQVPDKPSGAKPEGSPSKVDDTCVLPECIHTASNILSSMDPTVEPCDDFYQFACGNFIRTKTIPEDKVSVSSFSDINDKLQEQLKLLIEEERDESAPNHFQLPNKLYKACMNKSLIEDLGSSPIANIAESLGGWPVIKGDSWNSDDSWTWQDTVQKFRNLGFSMDYILDFSIGVDLKNSTKRMIDIDQSAIGLSREYLVKGLNDTLVLAYYDYMVDIAVIFGANRDVALKELGESLQFEMDLANISWPNEKRRNSSALYNLRTVAQLQESYPYISWKEYINVLLPAQLSIDDDEPINVSVPSFFEALGPLLAKTPKRIIANYMMWRIHAFSISFLSEEFRKRQLEYATALSGRQEQEARWKECVDITSGSYEWVNDKDDGGESEEGDSTGLAISIGSLYVRKHFKEDAKHIAMEMVDSIRSVFSGILTQVDWMDEQTRKSALEKLNSMTTHIGYPDEITDDSKLSEYYDSLEIDSDKYFESFLRMNVFGTDKSFNKLRLPVNKTDWIRHARPAIVNAFYSSLENSIQFPAGILQGQFFHAQRPKYMNYGAIGYVIGHEITHGFDDQGRQFDVNGNLVDWWQENTKEAYLSKARCIIEQYGNYTDKSTGLSLNGINTQGENIADNGGIKESYLAYRKWAQKNGPEPKLPGLDFRPEQMFWVSAAQTWCSIQRKESLKMRITTGVHSPSEFRVLGPISNMQDFAKDFQCPEGSPMNPVKKCEVW